A genomic segment from Nicotiana sylvestris chromosome 1, ASM39365v2, whole genome shotgun sequence encodes:
- the LOC104241761 gene encoding purple acid phosphatase 2-like: protein MGISWFYVVAILLFITNTATLCRGGITSSYVRKVESSEDMPLDSDVFRVPHGYNAPQQVHLTQGDHVGKGVIVSWVTMDEPGSNKVLYWEFNSKIKQIAKGTVSTYKYHTYNSGYIHHCTIQNLKYNTKYYYMVGTGHSRRTFWFVTPPPVGPDVSYTFGLIGDLGQTYDSNMTLTHYEMNPTQGQTVLFVGDLSYADKYPNHDNNRWDTWGRFVERSNAYQPWIWTAGNHDVDFAPEIGEPEPFRPYTNRYPVPYQASGSSSPLWYSIKRASAYIIVLSTYSATSKYTPQYRWLEAELKKVNRKETPWLIVLMHCPWYNSYGYHYMEGETMRVIYEPWFVKYKVDMVFAGHVHAYERSKRISNIDYKIVSGECTPASNPSAPVYITVGDGGNIEGLTTKMTEPQPKYSAYRESSFGHAILEIKNRTHAYYSWHRNQDGFSAKADSFLFFNRYWHPVDESY from the exons atGGGTATTTCGTGGTTCTATGTTGTTGCAATTTTACTTTTCATCACAAACACAGCAACGCTATGCAGGGGAGGAATCACCAGCAGTTATGTTAGGAAGGTAGAAAGCAGTGAGGATATGCCTCTTGATAGCGATGTCTTTCGCGTCCCTCATGGCTACAATGCGCCTCAACAG GTTCATTTAACGCAAGGGGATCACGTCGGTAAAGGAGTGATTGTTTCATGGGTGACAATGGATGAACCTGGCTCAAATAAAGTATTATACTGGGAATTCAATAGCAAGATTAAGCAAATAGCCAAAGGAACTGTTTCTACCTACAAATACCATACATATAATTCTGGCTACATTCATCATTGTACCATTCAAAACTTGAAG TATAACACCAAATACTACTACATGGTTGGAACTGGGCATTCAAGACGGACATTCTGGTTTGTTACTCCTCCACCAGTAGGCCCCGATGTATCCTATACATTTGGTCTCATAG GGGATCTTGGACAGACATACGACTCAAACATGACGTTAACTCACTATGAAATGAATCCAACTCAAGGACAAACTGTTTTATTTGTTGGAGACCTTTCTTACGCAGATAAGTATCCAAATCATGATAATAATAGATGGGACACCTGGGGTAGGTTTGTTGAAAGAAGCAATGCTTATCAACCTTGGATTTGGACTGCTGGTAATCACGATGTCGATTTTGCTCCTGAAATC GGTGAACCAGAACCATTCAGGCCATACACAAACCGATATCCAGTTCCTTACCAAGCATCAGGAAGTAGTTCTCCTTTGTGGTACTCAATCAAGAGGGCTTCTGCATATATCATCGTTTTATCAACATACTCTGCAACTT CTAAATATACTCCTCAGTACCGCTGGCTCGAGGCAGAGCTGAAAAAAGTCAATAGAAAGGAAACTCCATGGTTAATTGTTCTTATGCATTGCCCATGGTACAACAGCTACGGCTATCATTACATGGAAGGCGAAACCATGAGAGTAATATATGAGCCATGGTTTGTTAAGTACAAAGTAGATATGGTTTTTGCAGGTCATGTTCACGCCTATGAACGATCG AAACGTATATCGAACATTGACTACAAAATTGTGAGTGGGGAATGTACTCCTGCGAGCAACCCATCGGCACCTGTCTACATAACCGTCGGTGATGGAGGAAATATTGAAGGCCTTACCACAAA AATGACGGAGCCACAGCCTAAGTACTCAGCCTATCGTGAATCAAGTTTTGGACATGCCATATTGGAGATTAAGAATCGAACTCACGCCTATTACAGTTGGCATCGTAATCAGGATGGTTTTTCTGCAAAAGCtgatagcttcttgtttttcaatCGCTATTGGCACCCAGTTGATGAATCTTATTAA